The following proteins come from a genomic window of Streptomyces sp. GS7:
- a CDS encoding response regulator, with protein MSPADIRVLVVEDDPVAAAAHALYVGRVPGFAVSGTVHSCADARRHLDHHPVDLLLLDLYLPDGHGLQLVRTLRAAGHGADIIAVTSARDLAMVREGVSLGVVQYVLKPFTFATLRDRLVRYAEFRATTGEASGQDEVDRALAALRAPRPASLPKGLTAATLRAVTDVLRGAAEGLTATEAAADVGISRITARRYLEHLVAGGQAVRAPQYGQVGRPELRYRWSGH; from the coding sequence GTGAGCCCTGCCGACATCCGGGTCCTGGTCGTCGAGGACGATCCGGTCGCCGCCGCCGCGCACGCCCTGTACGTGGGGCGGGTGCCGGGCTTCGCGGTGTCCGGCACCGTGCACTCGTGCGCCGACGCGCGCCGCCATCTCGACCACCACCCGGTAGACCTGCTGCTGCTCGACCTCTACCTGCCGGACGGGCACGGACTCCAGCTGGTGCGGACGCTGCGCGCGGCCGGGCACGGCGCGGACATCATCGCGGTGACCTCCGCCCGCGATCTGGCGATGGTGCGCGAGGGCGTCTCGCTGGGCGTGGTCCAGTACGTGCTCAAGCCGTTCACCTTCGCCACCCTGCGCGACCGGCTGGTCCGCTACGCCGAGTTCCGCGCGACCACCGGGGAGGCCAGCGGGCAGGACGAGGTGGACCGGGCGCTCGCCGCGCTGCGCGCCCCGCGGCCGGCCTCGCTGCCCAAGGGGCTGACCGCGGCCACCCTGCGGGCGGTGACCGATGTGCTGCGGGGCGCCGCCGAGGGGCTGACCGCGACCGAGGCCGCCGCGGACGTCGGAATCTCCCGGATCACCGCGCGCCGCTACCTGGAGCACCTGGTGGCGGGCGGCCAGGCCGTCCGCGCCCCGCAGTACGGCCAGGTCGGCCGCCCGGAGTTGCGCTATCGCTGGTCGGGGCATTGA